The following are encoded in a window of Pseudomonas multiresinivorans genomic DNA:
- a CDS encoding GH36-type glycosyl hydrolase domain-containing protein — protein MMSLHFQALRRGRSKPPWDSLVPVREELFGIERLEQHAQSLALAQQVTDTPRRVLPLHVRLDDNARVLLAAYRASAVELERGNGVVPAAEWLLDNYHIVEEQIREVRDDLPPGYYRQLPKLADGPFAGYPRVFGLAWAFVAHTDSHLDVELLQRFIHAYQRVQPLTIGELWAVAITLRIVLIENLRRLAEQISAGRIARADADALAERLLSPGHARSALEADIAARSTGPLSEVFSAQLAKRMRDQDPRTTPTLGWLEERLHEQGVSVEAAVQHAQQRLGASNVTVRNVITSMRLISDIDWAQLFENVSLVDARLRDGSNFAAMDFPTRNLYRSAIEQLARGSCLDELQVVDHALEACRQAVADHSEGEDPRREFDPGFHLIAEGRPTLERAIGFSPTLHLRLNRFSVRLGMGGYIGAIGLLSLVLLGFVFHLLNQPAPSWGWMLAFLACLCVPVTEVATALINRLVTWSFGAITLPALELLAGVPQALRTVVAVPTLLTTEADLLEQIERLEVHHLAGIGGDLTFVLILDGVDAPQEVLPSDAPLLAVAAAAIDRLNRHYGQGPGGQRFFVLFRRRCFNPAEGCWMGWERKRGKLHELNRLLRGATDTSFVAIAGEPPRVPSEVRLVITLDADTRLPREAALRLIGKMGHPLNQPRFDALQQRVINGHAVLQPRVTPSLPMGREGSLYQRVFSGPAGMDPYAAAVSDVYQDLFGEGSFTGKGIYDVDAFERAMAGRVADNRLLSHDLFEGIFARAGLASDVEVVEESPSRFDVASRRMHRWTRGDWQLLPWMLGHWRGPQAMPLIGRCKMLDNLRRSLVVPFALASLLLCWWLPLPQALLAATLVILTQAIPPLLPIYCALLPARSGVRLRSHFAMLGADFRRALLQILLSLAFLPNDAWSMVDAILRTLWRMYVSQRNLLEWTTAAQSSRKPRPGWLGSYRQMAGGTALAASAGITGLALQPANWLLILPLTLLWLSAPLLAFYSSRPTQPSRRSGLEEDDATALRLCARRTWRFFETFVTPADNLLPPDNFQEQPRPVLAHRTSPTNIGLYLLSAVAARDFGWAGGLQTLERLEGTVAVLEKLPRSHGHFFNWYGTRDLRALEPRYLSSVDSGNLAGHLIVLANACEEWRASPLVEEARQGLLDTLHLARQAVAALPLAEDVALLQVKDDVREIHRALTGPQSLDALLPALGHRAEKAVRCVAGLAPAGEEGGDLSFWFDALRRAFAEHSRDRRHGDEKALDRRLQALADTARRLALEMDFGFLLNQERKLLSIGYCVDDNRLDPSCYDLLASEARLASLFAIAKGDLPTRHWFRLGRTATPVPGGSALISWSGSMFEYLMPSLVMRAPAGSLLEQTNRLVVARQQAYGAALGIPWGISESAYNARDLEFTYQYSNFGVPGLGLKRGLAENVVIAPYATALATMVDAQGAQRNFDHLTAVGALGRYGFYEALDFTRSRLQDGESVAIVCSFMAHHQGMSIVAIANTLQHGRMRCRLHREPMIQASELLLQERVPRDVALGHPRAEEVTVAPSDTIADASTLRRVDAMLDGPPITHLLSNGCYALMLTASGGGYSRWGDIAVTRWREDATCDDWGSFIFLRDLQSGALWSATAQPGGQPVENGEVLFDEDHAEFIQRDAALLTSLEVLVSGEDDGEVRRVSLTNHGRRAREIELTSYAEVVLATPAADGAHPVFSRMFVQTEYLAEFGALVATRRLRSPDDPSIWAAHFAVVEGEVIGETQYESDRARFLGRGRTLREAQAVLGHRALGNSQGSVLDPIFSLRLRLRVAPGKVARVAFWTLVASTRETLLDLIDKHHERNAFERAKTLAWTQAQVELRDLGIDAEEAADFQRLAAPILYADYRWRAPQEALRRGAGRQSGLWPLAISGDLPIVLLRIDEIDDLSLLRQLLRAREYWRMKGLDVDLVIVNERASSYVQDLQTAIETAVRSSPSRQRSEGQASRGAVYTLRADLMTVEARELLNAVARVNLLARRGSIAAHLGRLPPAKPRPSAARHAPAALPLLPATEGTSSDEPLEFFNGLGGFALGGREYHIVLNNGHTTPAPWINVIANPAFGFQVSAEGSGYTWAGNSRDNQLSPWSNDPVIDPAGEAFYLRDEDSLALWGVTARPIRDAGLYRAAHGFGYSRFSHTAHGIEAQLLQYVPLDDPLKISRLTLRNTSGRPRRLSVTAYVEWVLGTARGACAPSILTGVDVDSGALLARNPWSIAYSERLAFADLGGRQSSWTADRSEFIGPAGSLSAPRALLGAAALSGATGAGFDPCAALQCIVELGVGESVEVLALLGQAGSDEEVRGLVERYRSIDLDAVLADVTRHWQQRLGAVQVRTPDRAMDLMLNGWLLYQTLACRIHSRSAFYQASGAYGFRDQLQDGLALSFACPELTRHHLLRAAGRQFVEGDVQHWWLEQTGQGVRTRISDDRVWLAYACASYIESSADLAVLDEMLPFLEGPQLHPGESDTFFQPMLAEESASLFEHCARGLDQCLEMTGGHGLPLIGSGDWNDGMNRVGVGGQGESVWLGWLLLHTLERFGALAEGRDEVRCVRWRKHSAALQLALEEHGWDGQWYRRATFDDGTWLGSAASDECRIDSIAQSWAVLCGGANPERAATAMASLERWLIRQDEGLALLFTPPFDQSPRDPGYIKGYPPGLRENGGQYSHAAMWSILAFARLGEGDKAAGLFSLLNPINHARTATEVECYRIEPYVVAADVYSVEPHVGRGGWSWYTGSAGWMYRAGVEGILGLRREGASLLIDPCIPLDWLGFDASVTVDGCHYSIVVASAGTHCHGIQRALLDGRSLVCGESPVRVPLAVGEHRLELFL, from the coding sequence ATGATGTCGCTCCATTTCCAGGCCTTGCGCCGCGGCCGATCGAAGCCTCCCTGGGACAGTCTGGTACCGGTTCGCGAAGAACTCTTCGGCATCGAACGGCTCGAACAGCACGCGCAGAGCCTGGCCCTGGCACAACAAGTGACGGATACGCCAAGGCGTGTACTGCCGTTGCATGTGCGCCTGGATGACAACGCCCGTGTCCTGCTGGCTGCCTACCGAGCCAGCGCTGTCGAGTTGGAAAGGGGCAATGGTGTGGTACCGGCTGCCGAGTGGCTGCTGGACAATTACCACATCGTCGAAGAACAGATCCGTGAGGTCCGCGACGACCTGCCGCCTGGCTACTACCGGCAGTTGCCCAAGCTCGCCGATGGACCGTTCGCCGGCTACCCGCGGGTCTTCGGCCTGGCCTGGGCCTTCGTGGCGCACACCGACAGCCACCTCGATGTGGAACTGCTGCAGCGCTTCATCCATGCCTACCAGCGAGTCCAGCCACTGACCATTGGCGAACTGTGGGCGGTGGCGATCACCCTGCGCATCGTCCTGATCGAGAACCTGCGGCGCCTGGCCGAGCAGATCAGCGCTGGCCGCATAGCCCGTGCCGATGCCGATGCCCTGGCCGAGCGCCTGCTCTCGCCAGGGCACGCTCGCTCGGCGCTGGAGGCGGATATCGCCGCGCGCTCGACCGGTCCGCTTTCCGAGGTGTTCTCCGCCCAACTGGCCAAACGCATGCGCGACCAGGACCCGCGCACGACACCGACACTGGGTTGGCTCGAAGAGCGCCTCCACGAACAGGGCGTCAGCGTCGAGGCGGCGGTCCAGCATGCGCAGCAGCGCCTGGGCGCCTCCAATGTCACAGTGCGCAATGTGATCACCAGCATGCGCCTGATCTCCGATATCGACTGGGCACAGCTGTTCGAGAACGTCAGTCTGGTCGACGCGCGGCTGCGCGACGGCAGCAACTTCGCTGCCATGGACTTTCCCACTCGTAACCTCTATCGCAGCGCCATCGAACAGTTGGCGCGAGGCTCTTGCCTGGACGAGCTCCAGGTGGTCGATCACGCCCTGGAGGCTTGCCGTCAGGCTGTGGCCGATCATTCGGAAGGTGAAGACCCCCGCCGTGAATTCGATCCCGGATTTCATCTGATTGCTGAAGGCCGCCCGACGCTGGAGCGCGCCATCGGCTTCAGCCCGACGCTGCACCTGCGCCTGAATCGCTTCAGCGTGCGCCTGGGCATGGGCGGCTACATCGGTGCCATCGGCCTGCTCAGCCTGGTGCTGCTGGGATTCGTATTCCATCTGCTGAATCAGCCTGCGCCCTCCTGGGGCTGGATGCTGGCCTTCCTGGCCTGCCTTTGCGTTCCGGTGACCGAAGTGGCCACGGCACTCATCAACCGCTTGGTGACCTGGAGCTTTGGCGCGATCACGCTGCCTGCGCTGGAACTCCTGGCCGGCGTGCCACAGGCGTTGCGCACCGTTGTGGCGGTGCCGACCTTGCTGACCACCGAGGCCGATCTGCTGGAGCAGATCGAGCGGCTGGAGGTCCACCATCTCGCGGGTATCGGCGGTGACCTGACCTTCGTGCTGATTCTCGATGGCGTCGACGCGCCACAGGAGGTCCTGCCCAGTGATGCACCGCTGCTCGCTGTTGCGGCTGCGGCCATCGACCGCCTGAATCGGCATTACGGCCAGGGGCCCGGCGGCCAGCGCTTCTTCGTGCTGTTTCGCAGGCGCTGCTTCAACCCTGCCGAGGGCTGTTGGATGGGCTGGGAGCGCAAGCGCGGAAAGTTGCATGAACTGAACCGGCTGTTGCGCGGCGCCACCGATACCAGCTTTGTGGCGATTGCCGGAGAGCCGCCGCGAGTGCCGAGCGAGGTACGCTTGGTCATCACCCTCGACGCCGATACTCGCCTGCCCCGCGAGGCGGCCCTGCGCCTTATCGGCAAGATGGGCCACCCGCTGAACCAGCCGCGCTTCGATGCCCTGCAGCAGCGAGTGATCAACGGCCACGCGGTACTCCAGCCGCGGGTGACGCCATCGCTGCCGATGGGCAGGGAGGGCTCGTTGTACCAGCGCGTCTTTTCCGGACCGGCAGGCATGGACCCCTACGCGGCGGCGGTGTCGGACGTTTATCAGGATCTGTTCGGCGAAGGCTCCTTCACCGGCAAGGGGATTTATGACGTCGATGCCTTCGAGCGCGCGATGGCCGGCCGGGTCGCGGACAATCGACTGCTCAGCCATGATCTCTTCGAAGGCATCTTCGCCCGCGCAGGGCTGGCGTCGGATGTCGAGGTCGTCGAAGAGTCGCCGTCGCGCTTCGATGTGGCGAGCAGGCGCATGCACCGCTGGACCCGCGGCGACTGGCAGCTATTGCCGTGGATGCTCGGCCACTGGCGCGGGCCGCAGGCGATGCCCTTGATCGGCCGCTGCAAGATGCTCGACAACCTGCGCCGGTCGCTGGTCGTGCCCTTCGCCCTGGCCAGCCTGCTACTCTGCTGGTGGCTGCCATTGCCGCAGGCACTGCTGGCCGCGACGCTGGTCATTCTGACCCAGGCGATCCCGCCGTTACTGCCGATCTACTGCGCGTTGCTGCCAGCGCGCTCCGGTGTTCGATTACGCAGCCACTTCGCCATGCTCGGCGCCGACTTCCGTCGTGCGTTGCTGCAGATCCTGCTGTCGCTGGCCTTCCTGCCAAACGATGCCTGGAGCATGGTCGATGCCATCCTGCGCACGCTTTGGCGGATGTACGTCAGCCAGCGCAACCTGCTGGAGTGGACCACTGCCGCACAGTCCTCACGCAAGCCGCGCCCTGGCTGGCTCGGCAGCTACCGGCAGATGGCCGGCGGGACGGCCCTCGCCGCATCGGCCGGCATCACCGGGTTGGCATTGCAGCCGGCGAACTGGTTGCTGATCCTGCCATTGACCCTGCTCTGGTTGAGCGCGCCTCTGCTCGCCTTCTACAGCAGCAGGCCCACGCAGCCGTCGCGTCGTTCGGGCCTGGAAGAGGATGACGCAACCGCACTGCGCCTGTGCGCACGGCGAACCTGGCGCTTCTTCGAGACCTTCGTCACGCCGGCGGACAATCTGCTGCCGCCGGACAACTTCCAGGAGCAGCCCAGGCCTGTGCTGGCTCACCGCACCTCGCCTACCAATATCGGCCTCTACCTGCTGTCCGCGGTGGCCGCTCGCGATTTCGGCTGGGCCGGCGGCCTGCAGACGCTGGAGCGCCTGGAAGGCACCGTGGCAGTGCTGGAGAAGCTGCCGCGCAGCCACGGCCATTTCTTCAACTGGTACGGAACCCGCGACCTGCGAGCCCTCGAACCGAGGTACCTGTCCTCGGTGGACAGCGGCAACCTGGCTGGGCACCTGATCGTGCTGGCCAACGCGTGCGAGGAGTGGCGCGCCAGCCCGCTGGTGGAGGAAGCCCGCCAGGGCCTGCTCGACACCCTGCACCTGGCACGGCAAGCCGTCGCAGCGCTGCCGCTGGCTGAAGATGTCGCGTTGCTGCAGGTGAAGGACGACGTGCGGGAGATTCACCGGGCCCTCACCGGCCCACAGTCGCTCGACGCCTTGCTGCCCGCCCTCGGGCACCGCGCGGAAAAGGCCGTGCGTTGCGTCGCGGGCCTCGCGCCGGCTGGCGAGGAGGGCGGCGACCTGTCGTTCTGGTTCGACGCACTGCGCAGGGCCTTCGCCGAGCACAGCCGAGACCGACGGCATGGCGATGAAAAGGCATTGGACCGACGCCTTCAGGCCCTGGCCGATACGGCGCGCCGGCTGGCTCTGGAGATGGATTTCGGTTTTCTGCTCAACCAGGAGCGCAAGCTGCTGTCCATCGGCTATTGCGTGGACGACAACCGCCTGGACCCCAGTTGCTACGACCTGCTGGCTTCCGAGGCGCGCCTGGCCAGCCTGTTCGCCATCGCCAAGGGCGATCTGCCGACCCGCCACTGGTTCCGCCTGGGCCGCACGGCCACGCCGGTGCCCGGTGGCTCGGCGCTGATCTCCTGGTCCGGCTCGATGTTCGAGTACCTGATGCCCTCGCTGGTCATGCGGGCGCCGGCCGGCAGCCTGCTGGAGCAGACCAACCGCCTTGTCGTGGCGCGGCAGCAGGCCTACGGGGCCGCGCTGGGCATCCCCTGGGGCATTTCCGAATCGGCCTACAACGCCCGCGATCTGGAATTCACCTACCAGTATTCGAACTTCGGCGTGCCGGGACTTGGTCTCAAACGCGGGTTGGCCGAGAACGTAGTCATAGCGCCCTATGCCACGGCGCTGGCGACCATGGTCGATGCGCAAGGGGCGCAGCGCAATTTCGATCACCTGACGGCTGTCGGTGCGCTCGGCCGCTATGGCTTCTACGAGGCTCTGGACTTCACCCGCTCACGCCTGCAGGACGGGGAAAGCGTCGCCATCGTCTGCAGTTTCATGGCCCACCACCAGGGCATGAGCATCGTCGCCATCGCCAATACCCTGCAGCACGGGCGCATGCGCTGCCGCCTGCATCGCGAGCCGATGATCCAGGCCAGCGAACTGCTGTTGCAGGAGCGCGTCCCGCGCGATGTGGCGCTGGGGCATCCCCGTGCCGAGGAAGTTACGGTAGCGCCCAGCGACACCATTGCCGATGCGTCCACGCTGCGCCGAGTCGATGCAATGCTCGATGGGCCGCCGATCACTCATCTGCTGTCCAACGGTTGCTACGCATTGATGCTGACTGCCAGCGGTGGCGGCTACAGCCGCTGGGGAGATATCGCAGTGACGCGCTGGCGCGAGGATGCCACCTGCGACGACTGGGGCAGTTTCATCTTCCTGCGCGACCTGCAGAGTGGCGCACTGTGGTCGGCCACGGCGCAGCCTGGCGGACAACCGGTTGAGAATGGCGAGGTACTGTTCGACGAGGACCACGCCGAGTTCATCCAGCGCGACGCCGCGCTGCTGACCAGCCTGGAAGTACTGGTGTCCGGAGAGGACGATGGCGAGGTACGGCGGGTGTCGCTGACCAATCATGGTCGCCGCGCACGCGAAATCGAACTGACTTCCTATGCCGAAGTGGTGCTGGCAACGCCGGCAGCCGATGGCGCGCATCCGGTGTTCTCGCGGATGTTCGTGCAGACAGAATACCTTGCCGAGTTCGGCGCCCTGGTCGCCACGCGACGCCTGCGCTCGCCGGACGATCCGTCGATCTGGGCGGCCCATTTCGCAGTGGTCGAGGGCGAGGTGATCGGCGAGACGCAGTATGAGTCCGACCGCGCCCGCTTCCTCGGCCGTGGCCGAACCCTGCGGGAGGCGCAGGCAGTTCTGGGCCACCGTGCCCTGGGCAACTCCCAGGGCAGCGTGCTCGATCCGATTTTCTCCCTCCGCCTGCGCCTGCGGGTGGCGCCTGGCAAGGTTGCACGGGTGGCATTCTGGACACTGGTAGCGAGTACCCGGGAAACCTTGCTTGACCTGATCGACAAACACCATGAACGCAACGCCTTCGAACGCGCCAAGACCCTGGCCTGGACCCAGGCCCAGGTGGAATTGCGCGACCTGGGCATCGATGCCGAGGAGGCCGCCGATTTCCAGCGCCTGGCTGCGCCGATTCTCTATGCGGATTATCGCTGGAGGGCACCGCAGGAAGCCCTCCGGCGCGGCGCAGGGCGCCAGTCCGGGCTCTGGCCGCTGGCGATTTCCGGAGATTTGCCGATCGTCCTGTTGCGCATCGACGAAATCGACGATCTGTCGCTGCTGCGGCAGCTCCTGCGCGCCCGCGAGTACTGGCGGATGAAGGGCCTGGACGTTGACCTGGTAATCGTCAACGAACGAGCCTCGTCCTATGTCCAGGATCTGCAGACCGCCATCGAAACCGCCGTACGCAGCAGCCCCTCGCGTCAACGCAGCGAGGGCCAGGCCTCGCGCGGCGCCGTGTACACCTTGCGCGCCGACCTGATGACCGTGGAGGCACGGGAACTGCTGAACGCCGTGGCGCGGGTCAACCTGCTGGCGCGCCGGGGCTCCATCGCTGCCCACCTGGGGCGTCTGCCGCCGGCCAAGCCGCGGCCGTCTGCCGCCCGGCATGCACCGGCGGCCTTGCCGCTGCTGCCCGCGACCGAGGGAACGAGCAGTGATGAGCCGCTGGAATTTTTCAACGGACTGGGCGGCTTTGCGTTGGGCGGGCGCGAGTACCACATCGTTCTGAACAATGGCCATACGACCCCGGCGCCGTGGATCAATGTGATCGCCAATCCAGCGTTCGGCTTCCAGGTCTCGGCGGAAGGCAGCGGCTACACCTGGGCCGGCAACAGCCGGGACAATCAGCTCAGTCCCTGGTCCAACGACCCGGTCATCGATCCTGCAGGTGAGGCTTTCTACCTGCGCGACGAAGACAGTCTGGCATTGTGGGGCGTTACCGCCCGGCCGATCCGCGACGCAGGCTTGTACCGCGCCGCCCATGGTTTCGGCTACAGCCGGTTCAGCCACACGGCCCACGGTATCGAGGCGCAGCTGCTGCAGTACGTGCCGCTGGATGACCCGCTGAAGATCTCGCGGCTCACACTGCGCAATACCTCCGGCCGGCCGCGCCGGCTATCGGTGACGGCTTATGTGGAATGGGTACTGGGTACCGCGCGCGGAGCCTGTGCCCCTTCCATCCTGACTGGGGTGGATGTCGACAGCGGCGCGCTACTGGCACGTAACCCCTGGAGCATCGCTTATTCCGAGCGGCTGGCTTTCGCCGACCTGGGCGGGCGGCAGAGCAGCTGGACCGCCGATCGCAGCGAATTCATCGGCCCTGCCGGTAGCCTCTCGGCTCCTCGGGCGCTGCTCGGCGCCGCGGCGTTGTCGGGCGCCACTGGCGCTGGCTTCGATCCTTGCGCTGCCCTGCAATGCATCGTCGAGCTGGGTGTCGGCGAGTCCGTGGAAGTGCTGGCGTTGCTGGGGCAGGCCGGATCGGACGAAGAGGTTCGTGGTCTCGTGGAGCGATATCGCAGCATCGATCTCGATGCGGTATTGGCCGATGTGACACGGCACTGGCAGCAGCGGCTGGGCGCAGTCCAGGTGCGCACGCCTGATCGCGCCATGGACCTCATGCTCAACGGCTGGTTGCTCTACCAGACGCTGGCGTGCCGCATCCATTCCCGTTCGGCGTTCTACCAGGCCAGCGGTGCTTATGGTTTCCGTGACCAGTTGCAGGATGGTCTGGCGCTGTCGTTCGCCTGCCCAGAGCTGACCCGCCACCACCTGCTGCGGGCCGCCGGGCGCCAGTTCGTCGAGGGTGATGTGCAGCACTGGTGGCTGGAACAGACGGGGCAGGGAGTGCGCACGCGAATCTCCGATGACCGGGTCTGGTTGGCCTATGCCTGTGCCAGCTATATCGAGTCATCCGCGGACCTTGCGGTGCTCGACGAAATGCTGCCTTTCCTCGAAGGGCCACAGCTGCATCCTGGCGAGAGCGATACGTTTTTCCAGCCGATGCTTGCGGAGGAGAGCGCCTCGCTGTTCGAGCACTGCGCTCGGGGCCTGGACCAGTGCCTGGAGATGACCGGCGGCCACGGCCTGCCACTAATAGGGAGCGGAGACTGGAACGACGGAATGAACCGTGTGGGCGTCGGCGGGCAGGGCGAAAGTGTGTGGCTCGGCTGGTTGCTGTTGCATACCCTGGAGCGCTTCGGTGCTCTGGCCGAGGGGCGTGATGAGGTGCGGTGCGTGCGCTGGCGGAAACATTCGGCGGCGCTGCAGCTGGCCTTGGAGGAGCATGGCTGGGATGGCCAGTGGTATCGCCGAGCGACTTTCGACGACGGCACCTGGCTCGGTTCGGCGGCCAGTGACGAATGCCGGATCGATTCCATCGCCCAGTCCTGGGCGGTGCTCTGTGGCGGCGCGAATCCCGAGCGCGCAGCCACTGCCATGGCTTCGCTGGAGCGCTGGTTGATCCGTCAGGATGAGGGGTTGGCCTTGCTGTTCACTCCACCCTTCGATCAATCGCCGCGCGATCCTGGCTACATCAAGGGATATCCGCCGGGCCTGCGCGAGAACGGCGGGCAATACAGTCATGCGGCGATGTGGAGCATCCTGGCGTTTGCCCGTCTCGGTGAGGGCGACAAGGCGGCCGGGCTGTTCTCCCTGCTCAACCCGATCAACCATGCACGTACCGCAACAGAGGTGGAGTGTTACAGGATCGAACCCTATGTCGTCGCGGCCGATGTCTATTCCGTTGAACCCCATGTCGGGCGTGGTGGCTGGAGCTGGTACACCGGCTCCGCTGGCTGGATGTACCGTGCCGGGGTGGAAGGGATTCTGGGGCTCCGGCGCGAGGGTGCAAGTCTGCTCATCGATCCGTGTATTCCGCTGGACTGGCTGGGGTTCGACGCCAGCGTGACGGTGGATGGTTGCCATTACAGCATCGTCGTGGCCTCGGCCGGGACGCACTGCCATGGCATCCAGCGCGCGCTTCTGGATGGCCGTTCACTGGTCTGCGGCGAAAGCCCGGTGCGGGTGCCGCTGGCGGTTGGCGAGCATCGCCTCGAGCTGTTCCTGTAA
- a CDS encoding SDR family NAD(P)-dependent oxidoreductase, with product MTFNHQVVWITGASSGIGEALARLLLQQGARVILSGRREAALQAVAEQAPQRALVLPFESTDYAALPQVVEQAWAWQGRIDCLINNAGISQRSLAVDTRFEVYRELMEVDYLAPVALTQELLPRLVAQGSGQLAVVSSVAGKVGAPLRTGYCGAKHAVIGYFEALRAEVEQAHGIRVSVILPGSVRTGVAVNALGGDGARRGRSDVNIDNGMPADEAARRIVEGLAAGLRNIEVAEGTEKLALQLRSADPERLFALTAAEGARLAEERARNGSADIDPGAVQRLGS from the coding sequence ATGACTTTCAACCACCAAGTGGTCTGGATCACCGGGGCATCCTCCGGCATTGGCGAGGCGTTGGCGCGCCTGCTGCTGCAACAGGGCGCGCGCGTCATCCTCTCCGGCCGGCGCGAAGCCGCGCTGCAGGCCGTTGCCGAGCAGGCGCCGCAGCGTGCCCTGGTCCTGCCCTTCGAAAGTACCGACTATGCCGCGCTGCCACAGGTGGTCGAGCAGGCCTGGGCCTGGCAGGGTCGTATCGACTGCCTGATCAACAATGCCGGTATCAGCCAGCGCAGCCTGGCCGTGGATACCCGCTTCGAGGTTTACCGCGAGCTGATGGAAGTCGACTACCTGGCTCCGGTGGCCCTGACCCAGGAGCTGTTGCCGCGCCTGGTCGCTCAGGGAAGCGGTCAACTGGCCGTTGTCAGCTCCGTGGCTGGCAAGGTCGGTGCCCCACTGCGCACTGGCTACTGCGGTGCCAAGCATGCCGTAATCGGCTACTTCGAAGCCTTGCGCGCCGAAGTCGAACAGGCCCATGGCATCAGGGTCAGCGTGATCCTGCCTGGTTCGGTGCGCACCGGCGTGGCGGTCAACGCGCTGGGTGGTGACGGCGCCCGTCGCGGTCGCTCCGACGTCAATATCGATAACGGCATGCCAGCCGATGAAGCCGCGCGGCGCATCGTCGAGGGGCTGGCCGCGGGCCTGCGCAACATAGAAGTGGCGGAGGGCACCGAGAAGCTCGCCCTGCAATTGCGAAGCGCAGATCCTGAGCGTCTGTTCGCGCTCACCGCCGCCGAAGGCGCGCGCCTGGCAGAAGAACGTGCCCGCAACGGCAGTGCCGATATCGACCCGGGAGCTGTGCAGCGCCTGGGTAGTTGA
- a CDS encoding helix-turn-helix domain-containing protein: protein MVCRASVNLPISPLQLATHLGIRPESLSRLLSDWQQAGRIQGRPRQWLPCDLTYRRIWPAR from the coding sequence ATCGTCTGCAGGGCGAGCGTCAATCTGCCCATTAGCCCGCTTCAGCTCGCAACCCACCTGGGCATTCGCCCGGAATCTCTGAGTCGGCTGCTATCCGATTGGCAGCAGGCCGGGCGTATCCAGGGTCGGCCCCGTCAATGGTTACCGTGCGACCTCACCTACCGCAGGATATGGCCAGCCCGGTAG
- a CDS encoding cold-shock protein has translation MAIRQNGTVKWFNAVKGFGFITPEMGPDIFVHFREIDTPGFKSLDEGQRVSFLVGVGPKGDQAEQVKVL, from the coding sequence ATGGCTATTCGTCAGAATGGAACCGTAAAATGGTTCAACGCAGTAAAAGGTTTTGGCTTCATTACCCCCGAGATGGGGCCGGACATATTCGTCCATTTTCGAGAAATCGACACTCCAGGCTTCAAGTCACTGGATGAAGGCCAGCGCGTGAGCTTCCTGGTGGGCGTTGGCCCTAAAGGTGATCAGGCCGAGCAGGTGAAAGTACTATGA
- a CDS encoding Crp/Fnr family transcriptional regulator produces MRETPSPAQNHLLAALPREVQERLFPHLELQRLELGKVIYEPGDAMRYVFFPTDSIISLLYVMESGASAEISVVGNEGLVGIAVFMGGESTPSRAIVQSAGSVYRLAGQRMKDEFSRHGDMLMLLLRYTQALITQMAQTAVCNRHHSIDQQLCRWLLLSLDRLPGNQLIMTQELIANMLGVRREGVTEAAGKLQKQGVIEYSRGRITVLDRPRLEALSCECYAVVKAETDRLLPYVPRRPGHAAE; encoded by the coding sequence ATGCGAGAGACTCCCTCCCCCGCGCAGAACCATTTACTGGCCGCACTCCCCCGAGAGGTTCAGGAACGCCTCTTCCCCCATCTGGAGCTGCAACGCCTGGAACTGGGCAAGGTGATCTACGAACCCGGTGATGCGATGCGTTACGTGTTCTTCCCCACCGACTCCATCATTTCGCTTTTGTACGTGATGGAAAGTGGTGCATCGGCCGAGATATCCGTGGTCGGTAACGAGGGGCTGGTCGGTATAGCCGTCTTCATGGGCGGCGAGAGCACCCCCAGCCGCGCTATCGTGCAAAGCGCCGGCAGCGTTTACCGGCTCGCGGGGCAACGGATGAAGGACGAGTTCAGTCGCCACGGCGACATGCTCATGTTGTTGCTCCGCTATACCCAGGCATTGATCACTCAGATGGCCCAGACGGCAGTCTGCAACCGCCATCACTCCATCGATCAGCAACTCTGCCGCTGGCTGCTGCTGTCCCTTGATCGCCTGCCCGGCAACCAGCTGATCATGACCCAGGAGCTCATCGCCAACATGCTCGGTGTACGGCGAGAGGGCGTCACAGAAGCGGCCGGCAAACTGCAGAAGCAAGGTGTGATCGAGTACAGCCGGGGGCGGATCACCGTGCTGGACCGCCCGCGCCTGGAGGCATTGAGTTGCGAGTGTTACGCGGTGGTGAAGGCGGAAACCGACCGCTTGCTACCCTACGTCCCCCGTCGTCCAGGCCATGCGGCGGAGTGA